One stretch of Halobacillus litoralis DNA includes these proteins:
- a CDS encoding TIGR00341 family protein produces MNLQLIEVYIPDQHFDSIDEKLKKYDHRSYWVSSESEERMLVRILVQKNEVEEILNYLEEVSNVVEGFETLLIPVHTYLSKETIHEETKEEEAKEEDEEEKSRLLRASRHELMNAAEKNGHITMNYSLLILLSAIVATVGIIKDSEAVVIGAMVIAPMIGPVISVAFFAILGDYKGLGQSAISSLYGVAIVLLISIAFGYFTDVGMENAQYLDRTKVTLIDIPLGVASGAAGALAFLNRLSGNLVGVMVAVALLPPSVAMGMSIGDGSMTAAYGAFLLVTVNIMSILLAAVSIFSLSGIRPVRWDEVQRANVSRPLSIVFVIIIVLILALVILEGQNII; encoded by the coding sequence ATGAACTTGCAATTGATTGAAGTGTACATTCCTGACCAACACTTTGATTCCATCGATGAAAAGTTAAAAAAGTATGATCATCGTTCGTATTGGGTTTCCAGTGAATCAGAAGAACGTATGCTTGTTCGTATCCTCGTCCAAAAAAATGAAGTGGAAGAAATTCTTAACTACTTGGAGGAGGTATCCAATGTGGTGGAAGGGTTTGAGACCCTGCTAATCCCTGTTCACACCTATCTCTCTAAGGAAACCATTCATGAAGAAACCAAAGAAGAAGAAGCAAAGGAGGAAGACGAAGAAGAGAAGTCTCGCCTTCTTCGAGCGAGTAGGCATGAATTGATGAATGCTGCTGAAAAAAACGGCCATATTACAATGAATTATTCCTTACTTATCTTATTATCAGCGATTGTAGCTACTGTAGGTATCATTAAAGATAGTGAAGCGGTTGTCATCGGGGCGATGGTCATTGCGCCTATGATTGGTCCGGTGATTTCTGTTGCTTTTTTTGCGATTCTTGGAGACTATAAAGGGCTCGGACAATCAGCGATTAGTTCTTTATATGGTGTAGCGATTGTATTACTTATTTCCATAGCCTTCGGGTATTTCACTGATGTCGGAATGGAAAACGCTCAATATTTGGATAGAACGAAGGTTACCTTAATTGATATTCCTTTAGGGGTCGCCTCTGGAGCTGCTGGAGCGCTTGCTTTTTTAAATCGTTTATCAGGGAACTTGGTGGGGGTGATGGTGGCTGTCGCCTTGCTACCGCCCTCTGTCGCTATGGGGATGTCAATCGGAGATGGATCGATGACAGCCGCATATGGTGCATTCTTATTAGTGACGGTAAACATCATGTCCATCCTGTTGGCTGCTGTTTCCATCTTTTCGCTAAGTGGCATCCGGCCTGTCCGCTGGGATGAGGTTCAACGAGCGAATGTCTCCCGCCCACTCTCCATCGTATTCGTCATCATCATTGTTCTCATCCTAGCTCTCGTTATCCTGGAAGGCCAGAACATTATCTAA
- a CDS encoding spore germination protein has protein sequence MSLLLPMKKEEYLSSSKEMLNQSPDLVQKTFNHKGQLIIVQFIHYQVNKEQLEDEILEIITKSTRPWSNERLVNRIPLASTKQENTMDSIVEQMIHGSVCIYIEGEKEATLFALPNQEHRDLNQAETESLVFGPQVSFTESLMTNLNVIRWRLDTPDLVTEKLIVGERIQSEIRIVYLKSLANTENVNTMRQRIRDLKVSEVEDTSVLGQLIEDSSSTVFPQLIFTELPDRFCNAISKGLVGVMVDKSPTMLIGPMNLFSFFESTEDLYMRWNMGSFIRLLRFVSMALSIILTPMYVAALTFHYEIIPSTLLVSLGQSRSTVPFPPVLEALLLEILIELLREAGARLPTKVGQTMGIVGGIVLGQAAVEAGFTSNILIIIIALSALASFTAPSYLMGTAIRIIRFPMILLAGAWGIIGIVFALSFLVIHLLKQKSLGRPYLSPIYPLQWSDFSESIYRVPFQKNAKRSKSLMTKDEYRYSKSKAADRNDVDRL, from the coding sequence ATGTCGCTCCTACTGCCTATGAAAAAGGAAGAATATCTGTCTTCATCCAAAGAGATGCTTAATCAAAGCCCGGACCTCGTCCAAAAAACATTTAATCATAAGGGGCAATTAATCATTGTCCAATTCATTCATTATCAAGTAAATAAAGAACAACTTGAGGATGAAATTCTAGAAATCATCACTAAATCTACTCGTCCCTGGTCTAATGAACGTCTAGTGAATAGAATTCCTTTAGCTTCTACGAAACAAGAAAACACAATGGATTCCATCGTTGAGCAGATGATTCATGGAAGTGTATGCATTTATATTGAGGGAGAAAAGGAAGCGACATTATTCGCACTCCCTAATCAAGAACATCGAGATTTAAACCAAGCAGAAACGGAATCGCTGGTTTTCGGCCCTCAAGTATCGTTTACAGAATCCCTCATGACGAACCTGAATGTCATCCGTTGGCGTTTAGATACACCAGATCTTGTTACAGAAAAATTGATTGTCGGCGAACGGATTCAGTCCGAAATTCGAATCGTGTACTTAAAATCTCTTGCCAATACAGAAAATGTGAATACCATGAGACAGCGTATTAGGGACTTAAAAGTCTCTGAAGTAGAAGACACGAGTGTCCTTGGACAATTAATCGAAGACTCGTCAAGTACAGTTTTCCCGCAGTTGATATTCACAGAACTGCCTGATCGCTTCTGTAACGCAATTTCTAAAGGTCTTGTAGGGGTTATGGTTGATAAAAGCCCGACCATGTTGATCGGGCCTATGAACCTCTTCAGTTTCTTTGAATCGACGGAAGATTTGTATATGCGTTGGAATATGGGGAGTTTCATACGGTTACTTCGCTTCGTTTCTATGGCTTTGTCCATTATTTTGACACCGATGTATGTAGCTGCATTGACGTTTCACTATGAAATCATCCCAAGCACCCTACTTGTATCGTTAGGACAATCAAGGTCGACTGTTCCCTTCCCTCCCGTGTTAGAAGCGCTTTTACTGGAAATTTTAATTGAATTGCTCAGAGAAGCAGGAGCCCGCTTACCTACGAAGGTCGGTCAAACCATGGGTATCGTTGGAGGGATCGTTCTCGGCCAGGCTGCTGTGGAAGCCGGATTCACAAGCAACATCCTCATTATTATTATTGCTCTTAGTGCATTGGCCTCTTTCACCGCCCCTAGTTATTTAATGGGAACAGCCATACGGATCATCCGCTTTCCTATGATCCTTCTGGCGGGGGCTTGGGGAATCATCGGCATTGTTTTTGCTTTGTCTTTTCTTGTGATCCACTTATTAAAGCAAAAATCATTGGGGCGTCCGTACTTGTCCCCCATCTACCCACTGCAATGGAGTGATTTCAGTGAATCTATATACCGAGTGCCATTTCAAAAAAATGCAAAACGTTCGAAATCCCTCATGACCAAAGACGAGTACAGATATAGTAAATCAAAAGCGGCAGATCGAAATGATGTGGACCGTTTATGA
- a CDS encoding GerAB/ArcD/ProY family transporter: MKTNIPFHPDRAVQAFYLFFIIHTSQIGAGLMGVPRILVLEAGVDVWISVLVAGLYLHFIVFIMLQILKSYENADILGIQQDLFGVWIGKALGTVYVLYIFLLLLTVIKNYIEVVQVFVFPEMPIWLMALFLLFLMVYSILGGFRVVVGTSVIFFFLTIWLVLTIYKPITYMDWEHFLPVFQTPAPDLLKGVQQVTFSVLGLEILLFVYPFIQDKKRAALPAHAGVFFTTFLILLVTVVSIGYFSPDQLKSTVWATLSLFKIISFSVLERFDFIAVALWMMVIIPNIVLFGWMIVHSLKRLFNAPKKPTLYGLAFLLFLTSITAEKRVALNELTDWTGQIGFWIVFVYPLLIYLMVLLKKLMKKRNAS, encoded by the coding sequence ATGAAGACGAATATTCCCTTCCATCCTGATCGTGCCGTGCAAGCTTTCTATCTTTTCTTTATCATCCATACTTCTCAAATTGGAGCGGGATTAATGGGGGTGCCCAGAATCCTTGTCCTTGAAGCGGGGGTGGATGTCTGGATTTCTGTTTTAGTGGCGGGGCTTTACCTTCATTTCATCGTTTTCATCATGCTGCAAATCTTAAAATCTTATGAAAATGCCGACATCCTTGGAATTCAACAAGACTTGTTTGGCGTATGGATTGGGAAAGCGCTGGGCACCGTGTATGTCCTCTATATTTTCCTGCTCCTTTTAACGGTGATTAAAAATTACATTGAAGTGGTCCAGGTGTTTGTCTTTCCTGAGATGCCGATCTGGCTTATGGCTCTCTTCTTACTCTTTCTCATGGTTTATAGTATTTTAGGTGGATTCAGAGTTGTTGTAGGTACGAGTGTGATTTTTTTCTTTCTTACCATCTGGCTTGTCCTTACGATCTATAAACCGATCACATACATGGATTGGGAACACTTCTTACCAGTATTTCAGACACCCGCCCCTGATTTATTAAAGGGTGTGCAGCAAGTCACCTTTTCCGTGCTTGGACTTGAGATTCTACTTTTCGTTTATCCATTTATCCAAGATAAAAAAAGAGCAGCATTACCTGCACACGCGGGCGTCTTTTTTACGACATTCCTAATTCTCTTAGTGACTGTTGTTTCTATCGGTTATTTCAGCCCTGATCAGTTAAAATCGACCGTATGGGCAACTTTATCTTTGTTCAAAATCATTAGTTTTTCCGTTTTAGAACGGTTTGACTTTATTGCCGTGGCGTTATGGATGATGGTTATCATCCCGAATATCGTATTATTTGGATGGATGATTGTCCATTCCTTGAAGCGTCTGTTCAATGCTCCTAAGAAACCAACGCTCTATGGATTGGCCTTTCTCTTATTCCTCACTTCCATAACGGCTGAAAAAAGGGTCGCCCTCAACGAGCTAACCGACTGGACAGGGCAGATTGGATTTTGGATTGTTTTTGTCTATCCATTGTTGATTTACTTGATGGTTTTACTAAAAAAATTAATGAAAAAGAGGAATGCTTCATGA
- a CDS encoding Ger(x)C family spore germination protein, whose protein sequence is MKRSSILIIVFLLAGCIPKSYIETLGIITAVGYDLTEDQRIRGTLVMYQFDTDQASTSQVVTGEADTSKGIRFATSRLTSHQLVSGQVRLEIFEDELAKRGMMKYMDTLQRDAAISDMGYLATSAVPSEDLLKSKNDEDRPNTGNYIQELIKKSIKEEAIPNAVLTSFLHDYYDTGKDPILPSLTLEDNKAVINGISLFQDDRYVHTTSHENTFYIMLMKQQIDHGQFQVQLADDALKKYHKKESIDKPGEGALHVSIHELSSEHDIHPSKGDPTKQSFALKMEGRLLEITQDIDLKNREAVEALEKQIEKEVKEHLQETLQILIEHQVDPIGFGAKYNTQNRTNRVTKENWREQIPNLQVDFDVSFKLLRYGISE, encoded by the coding sequence ATGAAAAGGTCCTCCATTCTGATCATCGTTTTCCTACTCGCTGGATGTATCCCGAAGTCTTACATCGAAACATTAGGAATTATTACAGCTGTTGGATATGATTTGACTGAAGACCAACGAATACGGGGCACCCTCGTCATGTACCAGTTCGACACGGATCAAGCGAGCACATCACAGGTCGTTACAGGGGAAGCAGATACATCGAAGGGCATTCGTTTTGCCACAAGCAGGCTTACTAGTCATCAACTGGTATCGGGTCAAGTGAGACTCGAAATATTCGAAGATGAGCTTGCTAAACGAGGAATGATGAAGTACATGGACACCCTTCAAAGAGATGCGGCCATATCGGACATGGGTTATTTAGCTACAAGTGCCGTCCCCTCAGAAGACCTCCTGAAATCAAAGAATGACGAAGATCGTCCCAACACAGGGAATTACATTCAGGAGCTGATTAAAAAAAGCATAAAGGAAGAAGCCATCCCCAATGCTGTATTGACCAGCTTCCTGCATGACTATTATGATACCGGCAAAGATCCCATCCTCCCATCTCTTACACTTGAAGACAATAAAGCAGTGATTAACGGGATCAGTTTATTCCAGGATGACCGCTACGTCCATACAACTTCTCATGAAAATACTTTCTATATTATGTTGATGAAACAACAGATCGACCATGGGCAATTTCAAGTCCAACTGGCAGATGATGCGTTAAAGAAATATCACAAGAAGGAAAGCATCGATAAGCCAGGCGAAGGCGCCCTGCATGTTTCCATTCATGAGCTTAGTTCAGAACATGACATCCATCCATCAAAAGGAGATCCGACCAAACAATCATTCGCACTGAAGATGGAAGGCCGTTTGTTGGAAATCACGCAGGATATCGACTTGAAAAATAGAGAAGCTGTAGAAGCGTTGGAAAAACAAATCGAGAAAGAAGTAAAAGAACACCTCCAAGAGACATTGCAGATCCTGATCGAACATCAAGTGGACCCGATCGGTTTCGGTGCTAAATATAACACCCAAAACAGAACAAATCGAGTGACAAAAGAAAATTGGCGTGAACAAATCCCCAATCTTCAAGTTGATTTTGACGTATCGTTTAAGCTTCTGCGCTATGGTATTTCCGAATAA
- the helD gene encoding RNA polymerase recycling motor HelD has translation MTEWNPEFEEELERLSFTKTYMDRLIVSQETDQETLKRRQEDTLENLSFKDSSLRYQEMLSHANFMKMSKEQLQNLKHLRNKPYFARIDFHQKEKPDRETFYIGKTSLFDRETQYPIILDWRSPLANVYYEGRLGGVSYEALGETYEGDVSLKRQYQIEDGELLDYRDIDLTTKDELLQESLSQNAEKRLTEIVSTIQEEQNTIIRADLRKPIIVQGAAGSGKTTIALHRISYFLYTMKEIFHPEEMLILAPNRLFIQYISEVLPELGVDRARQTTFTDFVQQATGIHLPVISQHEVLMNAVEKSTDDSSIHNARLKGSKDFKGILDRYLQKWKKSYKVEGDFTLAGFKIKSAKAINRLFYEEYSYFPYEVRVQKIKAVLHSELKRKKKRILDKMAAKYDEALDDALYGMKDAEKRKIRVSYLITRKEERLDEIKKESRTAVHRYMKKYPKVAVWTIYQQLFEEGTFSAVHSEESYEWEQMRKNTREVHASGKLCAEDLAPLLYLKTFITGLDPDDRAKKVVIDEAQDYSFMEIFSLRKAFQTDLFTIVGDLAQGIYHYRGIESWETLQNEIFPTANYLTLQKTYRTTIEIMNLANGLLDDMPDELPKAEPVVRHGDVPTFLYRDEYRKSNIYQLINDLVKKGMNSFAFVTKTKQEAEQLNHELPSFEIMEENADVLGDRVILPAYLAKGLEFDVVFLYCNEHSYEKNELDLKMLYVAMTRPLHRLYMMGKQPEDFLLTDKAGLWTR, from the coding sequence ATGACGGAATGGAACCCAGAATTTGAAGAAGAATTAGAACGTCTATCCTTTACTAAAACTTACATGGACAGACTGATCGTCTCACAGGAAACAGATCAGGAAACGCTGAAAAGACGTCAGGAAGATACGCTCGAGAACCTAAGCTTCAAAGACAGCAGTCTAAGGTATCAAGAGATGCTTTCCCACGCTAATTTCATGAAAATGTCCAAAGAACAACTGCAAAACCTCAAACATCTACGAAACAAACCGTACTTTGCCCGCATCGATTTTCATCAAAAAGAAAAGCCCGATCGAGAAACCTTTTATATCGGTAAGACGTCGTTATTTGACCGAGAAACTCAGTATCCCATCATTTTGGATTGGCGCTCCCCTCTAGCGAATGTGTACTATGAAGGCCGGCTGGGAGGAGTGAGTTATGAAGCTCTTGGAGAAACGTATGAAGGAGATGTTTCTTTAAAACGTCAGTATCAGATTGAAGATGGAGAACTGTTGGATTATCGAGATATCGATCTAACCACAAAGGATGAATTGCTTCAGGAGTCATTATCTCAAAATGCAGAGAAGCGTTTAACTGAAATAGTATCCACCATTCAAGAAGAACAGAATACAATTATTCGTGCAGACTTACGAAAGCCGATTATTGTGCAAGGGGCCGCAGGGAGTGGGAAAACAACGATAGCCCTTCATCGGATTTCTTATTTTTTGTACACGATGAAGGAAATCTTCCATCCAGAAGAGATGCTTATTCTTGCTCCTAACCGCTTGTTTATTCAGTACATATCTGAAGTCTTGCCTGAACTTGGGGTGGATCGTGCGAGACAAACGACATTTACCGATTTTGTTCAACAAGCTACGGGTATTCATCTGCCTGTCATCTCTCAGCATGAGGTGCTTATGAATGCGGTTGAAAAATCCACAGATGACAGTTCCATTCATAATGCACGGTTAAAAGGATCGAAAGACTTCAAAGGGATCCTGGACCGCTATCTGCAAAAATGGAAGAAATCCTACAAGGTTGAGGGTGACTTTACGCTCGCAGGATTCAAGATCAAAAGTGCAAAAGCCATCAATCGCCTGTTTTATGAGGAATACAGCTATTTCCCTTACGAAGTACGCGTTCAAAAAATCAAAGCCGTACTCCATAGTGAATTGAAAAGAAAAAAGAAGCGGATCTTGGATAAAATGGCTGCCAAATATGATGAAGCTCTAGATGATGCGCTTTATGGAATGAAAGATGCGGAGAAAAGGAAAATACGCGTCAGTTATTTAATAACAAGGAAAGAGGAAAGATTGGACGAAATAAAAAAAGAATCCAGGACTGCTGTTCATCGTTATATGAAGAAGTACCCAAAAGTGGCGGTATGGACAATCTATCAGCAGCTCTTTGAGGAAGGGACCTTTTCAGCGGTTCATAGTGAAGAATCTTACGAATGGGAGCAAATGAGAAAGAATACGAGAGAAGTGCACGCATCGGGGAAGCTTTGTGCGGAGGACTTAGCGCCTCTGTTGTATTTGAAGACCTTTATCACAGGTCTTGATCCTGACGATCGTGCAAAGAAAGTGGTCATTGACGAAGCGCAGGATTATAGCTTTATGGAAATTTTTAGTTTGAGGAAGGCTTTTCAAACGGATTTGTTCACCATTGTAGGGGACTTGGCTCAGGGGATTTATCATTACCGAGGAATAGAGAGTTGGGAGACACTGCAAAACGAAATATTTCCAACAGCCAACTACCTCACTTTGCAAAAGACGTACCGGACGACGATTGAAATTATGAACTTAGCTAATGGTCTTCTAGACGATATGCCAGATGAACTTCCGAAAGCGGAGCCTGTCGTCAGACATGGGGATGTACCTACTTTTCTTTATAGGGATGAGTATCGAAAAAGCAACATCTATCAGTTGATCAACGATTTAGTCAAAAAAGGTATGAATAGTTTTGCTTTCGTCACGAAAACAAAGCAAGAGGCGGAGCAGCTGAATCATGAACTACCTTCTTTTGAGATTATGGAAGAGAACGCAGACGTTTTAGGAGATCGTGTCATTCTCCCTGCCTACCTTGCCAAGGGGCTTGAATTTGATGTCGTTTTTCTCTATTGTAACGAACACTCTTATGAAAAAAATGAGCTGGATTTGAAAATGCTCTATGTAGCTATGACGAGGCCTCTCCATCGTCTATATATGATGGGCAAACAGCCTGAGGACTTTCTCTTAACTGACAAGGCTGGACTTTGGACTCGTTGA